A genomic region of Trichothermofontia sichuanensis B231 contains the following coding sequences:
- a CDS encoding ribonuclease D codes for MDPIPQQFQICDHDLPLETLNQYLQAETIAVDTETMGLLPQRDRLCLVQLCDPSDRVTVLRIERGQTAAPHLKQLLEDPSIPKIFHFARFDLAMLRYHLDIWVNPVFCTKLASKLARTYAPRHGLKDLVQDITGVELDKSSQSSDWGNAANLSEAQLRYAANDVRYLVQAREHLMMMLAREERLALAEQCFACLPTIVTLDLLQYSNVFEH; via the coding sequence ATGGACCCAATCCCGCAGCAGTTTCAGATTTGTGACCACGATTTGCCCCTAGAGACACTCAACCAGTATCTCCAGGCAGAGACGATCGCTGTTGATACGGAAACGATGGGCCTGCTGCCCCAGCGCGATCGGCTGTGTTTGGTACAACTATGTGATCCGAGCGATCGGGTCACGGTCCTGCGGATTGAACGGGGACAGACGGCTGCCCCTCATCTAAAACAGCTTCTCGAAGATCCCAGTATTCCTAAAATTTTCCACTTTGCTCGTTTTGATCTAGCGATGTTGCGCTATCACCTGGATATTTGGGTCAATCCGGTGTTTTGCACAAAGTTAGCCAGTAAGTTGGCCCGCACCTATGCTCCCCGCCATGGTCTCAAGGATCTGGTACAGGACATTACGGGCGTGGAACTGGATAAGAGTTCCCAAAGTTCAGACTGGGGGAATGCCGCGAATCTCTCGGAAGCGCAGTTGCGCTATGCCGCCAATGATGTGCGCTATTTAGTTCAGGCCCGTGAGCATTTGATGATGATGCTGGCGCGGGAGGAGCGCCTAGCGTTGGCGGAGCAGTGTTTTGCCTGTTTGCCTACGATCGTGACTCTGGATTTGCTGCAATACAGCAATGTTTTTGAGCATTAA
- a CDS encoding class I SAM-dependent methyltransferase, with product MATLLRDLSYRYPGLYDAISWVMALSVGGESRFRQLALDGLAIAPDTSILDLCCGSGQATQYLVTRSRQVTGLDASPRSLDRARRLVPTATYVQAMAEQMPFADGQFDLVHTSMALHEMQPRQLQLILSEVYRVLRPGGCFTLVDFHRPLNPLFFPGLALFFALFETATAWTLLKADLSQLLADAGFVSDPQGVGIPPIQPRLYLGGTLQVLQAYRPIVNES from the coding sequence ATGGCAACCCTTTTGCGCGATCTTAGTTACCGCTATCCAGGGCTGTATGATGCGATTTCCTGGGTGATGGCCCTCAGTGTGGGGGGCGAATCCCGATTTCGGCAGTTGGCGCTCGACGGACTGGCGATCGCGCCGGATACCTCTATCCTTGACCTGTGTTGTGGCAGTGGACAGGCCACGCAGTATTTAGTCACCCGATCGCGCCAAGTGACGGGGCTAGATGCCTCACCCCGATCGCTAGACCGTGCCCGCCGTTTAGTGCCAACAGCTACCTATGTGCAGGCAATGGCGGAACAGATGCCCTTTGCAGATGGACAATTCGATCTGGTGCATACCAGTATGGCCCTGCATGAGATGCAGCCCCGCCAATTGCAGCTAATTTTGTCGGAGGTCTACCGGGTACTGAGACCGGGAGGTTGCTTCACCTTAGTAGATTTTCATCGTCCGCTGAATCCGTTGTTCTTCCCTGGGCTGGCCTTATTTTTTGCCCTGTTTGAGACGGCAACGGCGTGGACCCTGTTGAAAGCCGATCTGAGTCAACTACTGGCAGATGCAGGGTTTGTGAGCGATCCCCAGGGGGTAGGAATACCCCCAATTCAGCCGCGGTTGTATTTAGGCGGCACCTTGCAAGTGCTGCAAGCCTATCGCCCGATTGTGAATGAGTCCTAA
- a CDS encoding histone deacetylase family protein, protein MFPVIYSDAFLEHQTGRLHPESPDRLVAIVAGLRAAPWAEQIQWQSPTPISDRDLRIIEEIHTRSYLDQLHQLAASGGGLLDSDTVVSPRSYAIAQLAVSAWLDGVDRVLRTGEPAFALVRPPGHHALWDRGMGFCLLANAAIAAYYALQQPDVNRVAILDWDVHHGNGTQAIVEAHPQIAYCSLHQFPCYPGTGRATEQGYYQNVLNIPLPPGSTIADYLPPFEQRAIPFLQAFQPDLVLVSAGYDANHDDPLASLSLRPEDFGGLTRRALQITRRLLFGLEGGYDLDALTASVLATIAACLPLAA, encoded by the coding sequence ATGTTTCCAGTCATCTACTCAGACGCTTTTCTTGAGCACCAAACGGGACGACTGCATCCCGAATCGCCTGATCGTCTGGTGGCAATTGTGGCTGGCCTACGGGCCGCCCCTTGGGCAGAGCAGATCCAGTGGCAATCACCCACGCCGATCAGCGATCGCGACCTCAGGATTATCGAGGAAATCCATACCCGTTCCTACCTAGACCAATTGCACCAGTTGGCTGCCAGCGGCGGGGGGTTGCTAGACAGTGATACCGTCGTCTCTCCCCGCAGCTATGCCATCGCCCAACTGGCCGTGAGTGCCTGGCTGGATGGCGTCGACAGGGTCCTGAGGACGGGTGAGCCAGCCTTTGCCCTTGTGCGTCCTCCCGGTCACCATGCCCTTTGGGATCGAGGGATGGGATTTTGTTTATTAGCCAATGCCGCGATCGCCGCCTACTACGCCCTGCAACAACCAGATGTGAACCGGGTGGCGATTCTCGATTGGGATGTGCATCATGGCAATGGCACCCAGGCGATCGTTGAGGCTCATCCCCAAATTGCCTACTGCTCCCTGCATCAGTTTCCTTGCTATCCAGGGACAGGTAGAGCGACGGAACAGGGGTATTACCAAAATGTCTTGAATATCCCCCTCCCGCCAGGAAGTACGATCGCGGACTATCTGCCGCCCTTTGAACAGCGGGCCATCCCTTTTCTCCAGGCTTTTCAACCGGATCTTGTGCTGGTGAGTGCGGGTTACGACGCCAACCACGACGACCCGCTGGCAAGCCTGTCGCTGCGTCCTGAGGATTTTGGGGGGCTGACCCGTCGGGCCTTGCAAATTACCCGTCGCCTCCTGTTTGGGCTGGAAGGCGGCTATGATTTGGATGCCCTCACGGCCTCCGTATTGGCTACGATCGCCGCTTGCTTACCCCTAGCCGCATAG
- a CDS encoding glycosyltransferase family 2 protein has protein sequence MHPLQTVGLVAIGRNEGERLRRCLQSAVDRVATIVYVDSGSTDNSVALARGLGVAVVELDLSTPFTAARARNAGLAELLALNPQLEFVQFVDGDCELVPGWLERAYAELSQHPKRAVVCGRRREQFPERSPYNRLCDIEWDTPIGETTACGGDAMMRVVALQQVGGFNPNMIAGEEPELCFRLRQQGWQIWRLDAEMTRHDAQMTHFRQWWKRMVRSGHAFAEGAALHGDTPERYNVKPSQRIWFWGCVVPLLSFGGMFLTQGWSLLLLVSYPLSTLKTYYQTRQRGFSVSASVLYALACTIGKFPEFQGQLQFWLGKHLLRRPATLIEYK, from the coding sequence ATGCACCCGTTACAAACCGTTGGTCTAGTCGCGATCGGACGCAATGAGGGGGAACGCCTCCGCCGGTGTCTACAGTCTGCCGTCGATCGCGTGGCCACGATTGTCTATGTTGATTCTGGGTCCACGGATAACAGTGTGGCCTTGGCCCGTGGGCTGGGGGTAGCGGTTGTCGAGCTGGACTTGTCAACCCCCTTTACCGCTGCCCGTGCTCGCAATGCCGGATTGGCTGAGTTATTGGCTCTCAACCCCCAGCTTGAGTTTGTGCAGTTTGTTGACGGGGATTGCGAACTCGTGCCCGGTTGGTTGGAACGGGCCTATGCCGAGCTGAGCCAACACCCCAAGCGAGCCGTCGTTTGTGGGCGTCGTCGGGAACAATTCCCAGAGCGATCGCCCTACAATCGCCTGTGTGATATTGAGTGGGACACCCCCATTGGGGAAACGACCGCCTGTGGGGGCGATGCCATGATGCGAGTTGTAGCCCTGCAACAAGTGGGCGGCTTCAATCCCAATATGATTGCGGGTGAAGAGCCAGAACTCTGCTTCCGCCTACGGCAGCAGGGTTGGCAAATCTGGCGTTTGGATGCAGAGATGACCCGCCACGATGCCCAAATGACCCACTTTCGCCAATGGTGGAAACGCATGGTGCGATCGGGCCATGCCTTTGCGGAAGGAGCGGCCCTGCATGGAGATACCCCAGAACGCTATAACGTCAAACCCAGTCAGCGGATCTGGTTTTGGGGCTGTGTGGTTCCACTGCTGAGCTTTGGGGGAATGTTCCTAACCCAAGGGTGGAGTTTACTGTTGCTGGTGAGCTATCCCCTGTCCACCCTCAAAACCTATTACCAAACCCGGCAACGGGGCTTTAGCGTCTCGGCATCTGTCCTCTATGCCCTTGCTTGCACGATCGGCAAATTTCCCGAATTTCAGGGCCAACTTCAGTTCTGGCTGGGTAAACACCTCCTCCGCCGTCCAGCCACCTTAATTGAATATAAGTAA
- the ruvX gene encoding Holliday junction resolvase RuvX → MPAPGDLADSLTYLLGFDPGRDKCGLAVMTSDRQVLYHQVVAASEAIATVQRLHLQYPFTQIVIGDQTSTRTWQAQLTQAFSPSLLIVPVDERFSTLEARDRYWQMYPPQGLARLLPQALRSIPRPIDDIVAILLLERYLNQRSG, encoded by the coding sequence ATGCCTGCCCCTGGTGATCTGGCCGATTCGCTAACCTATTTGCTGGGCTTTGATCCCGGTCGAGATAAGTGTGGCCTTGCGGTGATGACCTCTGATCGCCAAGTGCTCTATCACCAGGTGGTTGCAGCCAGTGAGGCGATCGCAACGGTCCAGCGTCTACACCTGCAATATCCCTTTACCCAGATCGTGATTGGGGATCAGACCAGTACCCGAACTTGGCAAGCGCAATTGACCCAGGCTTTCTCGCCGTCTCTGTTGATCGTGCCGGTGGATGAGCGTTTTAGCACACTGGAAGCCCGCGATCGCTACTGGCAGATGTATCCTCCGCAGGGACTGGCCCGTTTACTACCCCAAGCTCTGCGCTCGATTCCTCGCCCGATCGATGACATTGTGGCTATTTTGCTGCTTGAGCGCTATTTGAACCAGCGATCGGGTTGA
- a CDS encoding protochlorophyllide reductase has protein sequence MAENTVIITGASSGVGLYGAKALAQRGWHVIMACRNLEKAEKAAQEVGMPTGSYTILHIDTADLNSVRTFVQAFRATGRQLDALVCNAAIYMPLLKEPLRSPEGYELTVATNHLGHFLLCNLMLEDLKQSPIKRLVLLGTVTHNPDELGGKVYPRPNLGNLEGFTAGFKPPISMIDGKKFEPVRAYKESKVCNVLTMRELHRRYHESTGIIFSSFYPGCVADTPLFRNHYPLFQKLFPLFQKYITKGYVSQALAGERLAMVVADPEFNQSGVYWSWGNRQKKGRKAFQQQVSPQARDDEMARRVWDLSAKLVYLT, from the coding sequence ATGGCAGAAAACACCGTCATTATTACCGGGGCCTCGTCCGGCGTCGGCCTGTACGGGGCCAAAGCACTGGCGCAACGCGGTTGGCACGTGATCATGGCCTGCCGCAACCTGGAGAAGGCTGAGAAAGCGGCTCAGGAAGTCGGGATGCCCACTGGTAGTTATACCATTCTGCATATCGACACCGCCGATCTCAACAGTGTACGCACCTTTGTCCAGGCGTTTCGGGCCACGGGGCGGCAGCTTGATGCCCTGGTCTGCAATGCTGCCATCTATATGCCCCTGCTCAAGGAACCCCTGCGTAGTCCGGAAGGCTATGAGCTAACGGTCGCTACTAACCACTTGGGGCATTTCCTCCTGTGCAATTTGATGCTGGAGGATTTGAAACAATCGCCGATTAAGCGCCTGGTTTTACTGGGGACAGTAACTCACAACCCAGATGAATTAGGCGGTAAGGTCTATCCTCGTCCTAATCTGGGTAATCTCGAAGGTTTCACCGCTGGATTTAAACCCCCGATTTCGATGATTGATGGTAAAAAGTTTGAGCCAGTGCGAGCCTACAAGGAAAGTAAGGTTTGTAATGTGCTAACGATGCGAGAGTTGCATCGTCGTTACCACGAGTCCACAGGGATTATCTTTAGTTCCTTTTATCCCGGTTGCGTCGCTGATACACCGTTGTTCCGCAATCACTATCCCCTGTTCCAGAAACTCTTCCCCCTGTTCCAGAAGTACATTACCAAGGGGTATGTTTCCCAGGCGTTAGCCGGGGAACGGCTAGCAATGGTGGTGGCTGATCCGGAATTTAACCAGTCGGGTGTCTACTGGAGTTGGGGCAATCGTCAGAAGAAAGGACGTAAGGCGTTCCAACAACAGGTCTCGCCCCAAGCACGGGATGACGAAATGGCTCGACGGGTCTGGGATCTCAGCGCTAAGCTGGTCTACCTGACTTAG
- a CDS encoding MFS transporter, translating to MALLCYAITVPIAGFYIMRLGPQWMTALGGLVVGIGYILASHLMVNAQAGQVMTYWVAFSLFWFCLGRWLALAPTATLHLLNPDDYAQNYGIVFTAYGMGALLGTLVAGQIRDWFGSYIYAFYPMAGLAIVGIILATFFLKREVNPGQ from the coding sequence GTGGCTCTGCTGTGTTATGCGATTACGGTGCCCATTGCCGGTTTTTATATCATGCGCCTTGGTCCTCAATGGATGACGGCGCTGGGGGGGCTAGTTGTGGGGATAGGGTATATCCTCGCGAGTCATTTGATGGTGAATGCCCAAGCGGGCCAGGTCATGACCTATTGGGTGGCATTTTCGCTGTTCTGGTTTTGTTTGGGCAGGTGGCTAGCCCTAGCTCCAACAGCCACGTTACACCTGCTTAATCCCGATGACTATGCCCAGAATTACGGCATTGTCTTTACGGCCTATGGGATGGGGGCGCTGTTAGGGACGCTGGTGGCGGGTCAAATTCGGGATTGGTTTGGCAGCTATATCTACGCCTTTTATCCAATGGCCGGCTTAGCGATCGTGGGCATTATCCTGGCCACTTTCTTCCTGAAGCGGGAGGTCAATCCTGGTCAGTAG
- the rdgB gene encoding RdgB/HAM1 family non-canonical purine NTP pyrophosphatase, whose product MPILVVATSNPGKLKELEAHLSTWDWQLQLKPAALAVEETGDSFAANACLKAATVAQATGQWAIADDSGLVVNALNGAPGIYSARYGATDTERIERLLRELGDATDRSAQFVCAIALARPDGMIAIQTEGVCTGEILRSPRGTGGFGYDPIFYVPEQGLTFAEMPPELKRSLSHRGRALTALAQALSQVSRSQNQLDWPE is encoded by the coding sequence ATGCCCATTCTTGTCGTCGCCACGAGTAATCCTGGCAAATTGAAGGAACTAGAGGCTCACCTCAGCACCTGGGACTGGCAATTGCAGTTAAAACCGGCAGCCCTAGCGGTGGAAGAAACGGGGGATAGCTTCGCTGCCAATGCCTGCCTCAAGGCCGCCACCGTGGCCCAAGCCACCGGCCAGTGGGCGATTGCTGATGACTCCGGTCTGGTTGTTAACGCCCTCAATGGCGCACCAGGCATCTACTCGGCCCGCTACGGGGCTACGGATACGGAACGGATTGAACGCCTCTTAAGGGAATTGGGGGACGCGACTGATCGCAGCGCTCAATTTGTCTGTGCGATTGCCCTAGCCCGTCCCGATGGGATGATTGCCATCCAGACCGAAGGGGTTTGTACCGGGGAAATTCTGCGATCGCCCCGTGGGACTGGGGGGTTTGGCTATGATCCAATTTTCTATGTCCCTGAGCAAGGATTAACCTTTGCCGAAATGCCCCCTGAACTGAAGCGATCGCTCAGCCACCGGGGGCGAGCACTGACCGCCCTTGCCCAGGCATTGTCCCAAGTCTCCCGCAGCCAAAACCAGCTTGATTGGCCTGAATAA
- a CDS encoding LysM peptidoglycan-binding domain-containing protein yields the protein MTRGFPEGVKPLCSHAVMPSETAGRVVQASTDNRVAVLPDVNSKGEVSALEQLKQALPDLGRSRRVHTSAAMIGLALSVGVSDLLLHAQRGQALAVEPNSANASEAAVPTTPTAADLSVAVSEVETTEAPIATSSSEAEAKPGVLEHVVQEGQTLWDIARLYRIDAAAIAASNHLSPGTVLRVGQILRIPTVNGIVHELQTGETLETVSETYQVATQQLAEVNPETGEGVVAVPGNVNDLLKAKQEVALNRLKEKRQSLKQSLATLPTATPPEVATAETATQPTTLLAQRPQEEITSTSSQHFPTPSALEGKVSSPGMAEEATAAVVPTVPSLLRTGAAQDKPLQIAAIPSLQTISYQVQAGDTLNDIANRYGASQSELIALNRLQDPNVLWAGQTLRIPQTVAQGGDVVAVVGLRPEGAEARTEVTLPSPLSASLSSESAIAAGDSQASSLYRVNPGDTLDAIARNYGVSRDLLVAVNQIRDPNLIEVNQVLRIPQGSGRGYGVSGQIPVVTGIPVDTQETTVATPSSNATVFPTPMSRAVTAPTSTVPATPMGPRNSGLPVITGTPIPETPQEATVAFAPIGTRQPQAPAVESTPDFELQRQYSPYVERLKAEVMQLRSRYANWTPTQTTAATAPIVPEASRTAMIAPNSSSRPAVAPSIPARSPRTAARVNPDLQGLENYNTGIYRRWQAGQTARVEAPKAAPVPSEQLLAAAPLTSEVYDPIIQQSLGRTVSPDLPALSNPDSYLPDAAPVFTGYIWPARGVLTSGFGWRWGRMHKGIDVAAPIGTPIVAAASGVVVTAGWNSGGYGNLVEIQHPDGSLTLYAHNNRILVRPGQQVEQGQQIAEMGSTGFSTGPHLHFEIHPAGRGAVNPIAFLPSR from the coding sequence TTGACACGAGGATTTCCAGAAGGGGTTAAGCCATTGTGCTCCCATGCCGTCATGCCCAGCGAAACGGCAGGTCGAGTCGTTCAGGCAAGCACAGATAACCGTGTGGCTGTGCTCCCCGACGTAAACTCAAAAGGGGAAGTTTCGGCCCTTGAGCAGCTCAAGCAGGCACTTCCCGACCTTGGCCGCAGTCGCCGCGTTCATACCTCCGCTGCGATGATTGGATTGGCCCTTTCTGTTGGCGTTTCGGACTTGCTGCTCCATGCCCAACGGGGACAGGCGCTAGCGGTAGAACCCAACTCGGCCAATGCTAGCGAAGCGGCTGTACCCACTACCCCAACGGCGGCGGACTTGTCTGTTGCTGTCTCCGAGGTTGAGACGACGGAAGCCCCGATCGCGACATCCTCTTCGGAGGCAGAGGCCAAGCCTGGGGTCCTAGAGCATGTTGTCCAAGAGGGACAAACCCTGTGGGATATTGCTCGCCTGTATCGCATTGATGCGGCTGCGATCGCGGCTTCTAATCATCTGTCCCCTGGCACGGTGCTGCGGGTGGGTCAGATCCTGCGCATCCCCACCGTCAATGGGATTGTGCATGAGTTGCAAACGGGAGAAACCCTGGAAACGGTCTCTGAGACCTATCAGGTGGCTACCCAACAATTAGCCGAGGTTAATCCGGAAACTGGCGAAGGCGTTGTGGCGGTTCCTGGCAACGTCAATGATTTACTCAAGGCTAAGCAAGAGGTGGCCCTTAACCGCTTGAAAGAAAAGCGGCAATCTCTTAAGCAAAGTCTGGCAACGCTACCAACGGCGACTCCCCCTGAGGTCGCAACCGCTGAAACTGCCACCCAGCCAACAACATTGCTTGCGCAGCGTCCTCAGGAAGAAATTACCTCTACGTCAAGTCAGCACTTCCCCACCCCCAGCGCGTTGGAAGGCAAAGTTAGTAGCCCTGGGATGGCGGAGGAAGCCACGGCGGCGGTTGTCCCGACCGTGCCTTCCCTCTTGAGAACGGGTGCGGCTCAAGATAAGCCGCTACAAATTGCCGCCATTCCCAGTCTGCAAACGATTTCCTACCAAGTGCAGGCCGGGGATACCCTCAATGATATTGCCAACCGCTATGGCGCTTCCCAGTCAGAATTGATTGCCCTCAATCGTTTGCAAGATCCAAATGTGTTGTGGGCGGGGCAAACGCTCCGGATTCCGCAGACAGTTGCCCAGGGAGGGGATGTGGTAGCGGTTGTTGGTCTGCGACCGGAGGGGGCAGAGGCCCGGACGGAGGTGACGCTACCTAGCCCCTTGAGTGCCTCGCTTAGCTCAGAGTCAGCGATCGCGGCTGGCGACTCCCAGGCGAGCAGTCTGTACCGGGTCAATCCGGGGGATACCCTGGATGCGATTGCCCGCAACTACGGCGTTTCGCGAGACTTGCTGGTGGCGGTTAACCAAATTCGTGATCCGAACCTCATTGAAGTTAACCAGGTTTTGCGGATTCCCCAGGGTAGTGGTCGTGGGTACGGTGTGTCTGGGCAGATTCCCGTTGTGACGGGGATTCCAGTCGATACTCAGGAGACCACCGTTGCCACCCCGTCCTCTAATGCAACGGTTTTCCCAACGCCGATGAGTCGAGCGGTCACAGCACCGACCTCAACGGTGCCAGCGACCCCGATGGGGCCTCGGAATTCGGGGTTGCCTGTGATTACTGGAACTCCTATTCCAGAAACTCCCCAGGAAGCGACGGTGGCGTTTGCGCCGATCGGCACACGTCAGCCACAGGCACCGGCGGTGGAGTCAACCCCTGATTTCGAGTTACAGCGACAGTACAGTCCCTATGTGGAACGTCTGAAGGCTGAGGTTATGCAACTGCGCTCGCGGTATGCCAATTGGACACCGACTCAGACCACGGCTGCGACGGCACCGATCGTTCCAGAGGCGTCTAGGACAGCCATGATCGCACCCAATAGCAGTTCAAGACCCGCGGTTGCGCCCAGCATCCCGGCGCGCTCGCCGCGGACGGCAGCACGGGTTAATCCTGATTTACAGGGTTTGGAAAACTACAACACGGGGATCTACCGTCGTTGGCAAGCGGGGCAAACGGCCCGGGTTGAGGCACCGAAAGCGGCTCCGGTTCCCAGTGAGCAGTTGTTGGCGGCAGCACCCTTAACTTCTGAAGTCTACGATCCGATTATTCAGCAGTCCCTGGGACGAACAGTCTCGCCGGATCTGCCAGCCTTATCCAATCCCGATTCCTATTTGCCGGATGCGGCGCCTGTGTTTACGGGGTATATTTGGCCTGCCCGTGGCGTACTAACCTCTGGCTTTGGATGGCGCTGGGGTCGGATGCACAAAGGGATTGATGTGGCGGCTCCGATTGGAACTCCCATTGTGGCGGCAGCCAGTGGTGTGGTTGTCACAGCGGGTTGGAATTCCGGAGGTTATGGTAATCTGGTGGAAATTCAGCACCCGGATGGTAGTCTGACCCTTTATGCCCATAACAACCGCATCTTGGTACGTCCAGGTCAGCAGGTTGAGCAAGGTCAGCAAATTGCTGAGATGGGCAGTACGGGCTTTAGTACCGGGCCACACCTACATTTTGAGATCCACCCGGCAGGTCGGGGTGCCGTAAACCCGATTGCATTCCTGCCGAGTCGCTAA
- a CDS encoding M23 family metallopeptidase, which produces MKKFHPQLSIGSRSPHCLATSWLPRLTAKGLTRFIRFSLITTLVILACFVGSLLTKQEWGASAQEPIAIASGPAPAQVANFEQWQRSLFIEGTITQGEVMGPPLPAKLPTAVPSEGKMSAKPLAQTAATAGGTKQLKSHGGQQMAAVSRWQGASFPVENFQMYTSPFGYRLSPDGSLTQEFHYGLDMAAPEGSYIRNWWSGKVVEVSDDTNCGTSIVVGSGPWEHIYCHMQGYVTTDNRGRSLLDQEGGIQIYEGQMVPAGARIGRVGMTGRTTGPHLHWGLKYLGQWVDPALVLRAMYAQQARAAS; this is translated from the coding sequence GTGAAAAAGTTTCATCCTCAGCTATCTATTGGTTCGCGATCGCCCCATTGTCTGGCAACATCCTGGTTGCCCCGATTGACAGCCAAAGGGTTAACCCGATTCATCCGGTTTAGTCTGATTACTACTCTGGTCATTTTAGCCTGTTTTGTAGGTTCACTCCTGACTAAGCAGGAGTGGGGGGCCAGTGCCCAAGAACCGATCGCCATAGCCAGTGGTCCCGCACCAGCGCAGGTAGCAAATTTTGAGCAATGGCAGCGATCGCTCTTCATTGAGGGCACGATAACCCAGGGTGAGGTGATGGGGCCACCGCTGCCGGCGAAACTGCCAACCGCAGTGCCTTCAGAGGGGAAGATGAGCGCAAAACCTCTGGCACAGACAGCGGCAACGGCAGGCGGTACGAAGCAACTAAAAAGCCACGGTGGACAGCAGATGGCAGCAGTTTCGCGGTGGCAGGGAGCCTCCTTCCCGGTGGAGAATTTCCAGATGTATACGTCACCGTTTGGCTATCGGTTATCACCCGATGGGTCCCTAACGCAGGAGTTTCATTACGGACTGGATATGGCAGCTCCAGAGGGGAGCTATATCCGCAATTGGTGGTCCGGCAAGGTGGTGGAAGTCTCGGATGATACCAATTGTGGAACTTCAATCGTAGTTGGGTCGGGTCCCTGGGAACATATTTATTGCCACATGCAGGGCTATGTGACGACGGACAACCGCGGGCGATCGCTGCTGGATCAGGAAGGAGGCATCCAGATTTATGAGGGGCAGATGGTCCCAGCGGGGGCACGGATTGGCCGCGTGGGGATGACAGGACGCACGACGGGGCCGCATCTCCATTGGGGGCTAAAGTATTTGGGCCAGTGGGTGGATCCGGCTTTGGTACTACGGGCGATGTATGCCCAACAAGCCCGCGCTGCATCTTGA
- a CDS encoding tRNA (cytidine(34)-2'-O)-methyltransferase: MPQVALIYPQIPPNTGNIARTCAATGTALHLVGPLGFEISDRTLKRAGLDYWPYVEVHYHETLAAFQAWHAQRGGRWIGFATKGAHNYIHFRFAADDWLLFGSETKGLPPEVLAACQATVYIPMAQSQVRSLNLSVSAALGLFEARRQLGYLG; encoded by the coding sequence ATGCCCCAGGTTGCTCTAATTTATCCCCAAATTCCCCCGAATACGGGTAATATTGCCCGCACCTGCGCTGCAACAGGGACCGCTTTGCACCTAGTTGGTCCTCTGGGCTTTGAGATCAGCGATCGCACCTTGAAGCGAGCTGGTTTAGACTATTGGCCCTATGTAGAGGTCCACTACCACGAGACGCTGGCTGCGTTTCAAGCCTGGCACGCTCAGCGGGGAGGACGCTGGATTGGTTTTGCCACTAAGGGCGCACACAACTATATTCATTTCCGCTTTGCGGCGGACGACTGGCTGCTCTTTGGCAGTGAAACTAAGGGACTGCCCCCGGAAGTGCTGGCAGCCTGTCAGGCAACCGTGTATATCCCCATGGCGCAATCGCAAGTTCGCAGCCTTAACCTTTCGGTTAGTGCTGCCTTAGGTCTTTTTGAAGCTCGTCGGCAATTGGGTTACTTGGGTTAG